In Nymphaea colorata isolate Beijing-Zhang1983 chromosome 3, ASM883128v2, whole genome shotgun sequence, a genomic segment contains:
- the LOC116249764 gene encoding uncharacterized protein LOC116249764 has translation MAKKKNSRVEQQEMELGVEDAATESVHEGSGRNESNREKFSRIETELEEMRVRMSRQDQPSRVEERLSRFEEAMIRMTDNFTQISHQLGFLTGRMNKMDQLSESIEGLNQRMDRMERSVNHGHNREDKGKGPYEEPHTSYQAPKEHAAASFGGIKIGKDNQVPPKTNEAHMGNKKTMGVNMATCSKPLVDNDFEEISDEDSERIGQRSEKKRGQRNIEPRSNIRVDFPKFDGKNAQDWVIKAEQYFECQEVREDKKITTAMIYFEGAAMRWYRSYKRKNPVMVWETFSNALLARFGVSSYTNYHVELINMKQITTVEEFQGRFEDMSCMVGDWPEPALIGAFMSGLREDIRIEMLSEEHVDLDSCFARARVMEEKLLKRAAYEKFSKTGGFNQNKGNFNRPTPKPQPQGFPKRDTRPAVRDNVPVRYITAKERDERFKAGLCVSCEEKWFKGHKCKRFQLMVVVEDEDEVEVSIPVEEEQPVEQECPTEIEKVDGVLHSMRDPNRPKAMRVLGTIQGHRVTILLDSGATHNFMSLETAKDSGCTLEDQAPLTVLVGDGTRLPCVHICRNMDITVQGIPYKIDVLVLPIKGMDLVLGVDWLETLGGIYWDFSKMKMRFEREGGDQVTLEGIQPNLEPKAAIKALVAQQPALWLISLATDVPPKGTETEVIPKEVQQVLDGFEDVFSEPKGLPPPRSYDHRIVLSNGAEPVNVRPYRYGFTQKTEIERLVKEMIEGGIIRPSSSPFSSPVLLVKKKDETWRFCVDYRALNEVTIKDRHPIPVIDELLDELAGASIFSKLDLRAGYHQIRMDKHDVPKTAFRTHDGHYEFLVMPFGLTNAPATFQRCMNDIFRPHLRDFILVFFDDILVYSRSLEHHIVHLRKTLQILRQNELFAKASKCSFGQESIGYLGHIVSKEGVRADPEKLHAMEQWPLPKDPRGMRGFLGLTGYYRRFIQGYGSIASPLTKMLKKGEFTWTDHSREAFVKLKAAMLAAPVLTLPDFSLDFVVETDASDVGVGAVLSQKGHPIAYMSKALTHRAKPLSTYEKELFAIVLAVEKWRPYLIGRKFIVRTDHSSLRYMLKQRVSTPTQQRWLAKLLGYDFTIEYKKGTENSAADSLSRLGEQFLTLSVLETDLWQRLVIEQEADEGLRLLRASVQQNPGSIPNHGMKGNVLYRKGKAVVPRGSSLKKELLSHFHCSTTAGHEGVAKTLARIKTQFWWEGLKGEVKEFVRSCQICQREKYEATKPPGLMHPLPIPTKPWADVSMDFIDAMPRSEGKEAVFVVVDRLTKYGHFAPLPRHYNGPLVAGIYQDYVGKLHGMPSTIVCDRDSIFLSAFWREYMRMAGTSLHFSTAHHPQTDGQSEVVNRTLETYLRCFAGERPNTWVRYLAWAEWSYNTSLHSGTSITPYEALYGCPPPLIPNYEVGTAQDDEVDCTLRNRDEILTVLRQHIVRAQNRMKQTYDKGRKDREFKVGDMAWLKRLPMRQKSLLGQPYSKLLPRYYGPFRVLQRVGKGAYRLALPPTALVHPVFHVTRLKPHFGQLPELIEPLPDFRPRPYRILRHRHLQREGRQRHEVLVEWDGPDSGTSWELYDRIVQDFPTTRAWGQAQSQRGGSDTELPRTRPGLALIAAESHQLPQADSAKLVCANPLSPDGHERLGKGETWPLSVRGREALLTVNGAACSANNATQGLTSHQVIVGGMPLPATGAAQLRGTAERTAEGHRRLPGIEDADGCRAQESVDAGGHLEHCEVVASEDAIRVHSGNL, from the coding sequence atggcaaagaagaagaactcaAGAGTTGAGCAACAGGAAATGGAATTGGGCGTCGAAGATGCAGCCACCGAATCAGTTCATGAGGGCAGCGGAAGGAATGAATCAAACCGAGAAAAGTTCTCACGGATAGAAACCGAACTTGAGGAAATGAGAGTAAGAATGAGTCGGCAAGACCAGCCATCACGTGTGGAAGAGAGGTTGTCTCGCTTTGAGGAAGCTATGATTCGTATGACTGATAACTTCACGCAAATAAGTCACCAATTGGGTTTCTTAACCGGCCGAATGAATAAAATGGACCAATTGTCAGAAAGTATAGAAGGGCTAAATCAAAGAATGGACCGTATGGAAAGATCCGTTAATCATGGGCACAACCGAGAAGATAAGGGAAAAGGACCTTATGAAGAGCCTCACACATCATATCAAGCTCCCAAAGAGCATGCCGCAGCGAGTTTTGGAgggattaaaattggaaaagataaTCAAGTTCCACCCAAAACCAATGAAGCTCACATGGGAAATAAAAAGACCATGGGAGTTAACATGGCAACTTGTTCCAAACCACTGGTAgacaatgattttgaagaaatttcagaTGAAGATAGTGAGAGAATCGGACaaagaagtgagaaaaagaggGGCCAAAGGAACATAGAACCCAGATCCAACATTCGGGTTGACTTTCCTAAGTTTGATGGCAAAAACGCCCAAGATTGGGTGATTAAAGCGGAGCAATACTTTGAGTGCCAAGAAGTtagggaagacaaaaaaattacaacggCCATGATCTACTTTGAAGGGGCAGCTATGAGGTGGTATCGGTCGTACAAGAGGAAAAACCCGGTCATGGTATgggaaacattttcaaatgcatTACTCGCTCGCTTTGGAGTCTCGTCATATACTAACTATCATGTGGAGCTCATCAACATGAAACAAATCACTACCGTGGAGGAGTTTCAAGGTCGATTTGAGGACATGTCATGTATGGTTGGAGATTGGCCCGAACCCGCACTCATAGGTGCATTCATGTCGGGATTGAGAGAGGATATTAGAATTGAGATGCTATCCGAGGAACATGTAGACTTAGACAGTTGCTTTGCAAGGGCACGAGTTATGGAGGAAAAGCTCCTCAAACGGGCAGCGTATGAGAAATTCTCTAAGACCGGAGGATTCaaccaaaacaaagggaatttcAACAGGCCTACTCCTAAACCACAGCCACAAGGGTTTCCAAAGAGGGATACACGTCCAGCCGTTAGGGACAATGTTCCGGTTCGTTACATCACCGCTAAGGAGAGGGATGAAAGGTTCAAAGCCGGGCTATGTGTGTCATGTGAGGAAAAGTGGTTCAAGGGACACAAATGTAAGAGGTTTCAGCTAATGGTGGTTGTAGAGGATGAGGACGAAGTTGAGGTTTCAATCCCAGTTGAGGAAGAGCAACCAGTAGAACAAGAGTGCCCAACGGAAATTGAGAAGGTGGATGGGGTTCTTCACTCCATGAGGGACCCAAACCGTCCTAAAGCAATGCGTGTTCTTGGAACCATTCAAGGGCACAGAGTCACAATCTTGCTAGATTCGGGAGCAACtcataattttatgagtttagaaACGGCCAAGGATAGCGGATGCACATTGGAAGATCAAGCACCACTCACGGTCTTGGTAGGAGATGGAACAAGGCTACCTTGCGTCCACATTTGCCGAAACATGGATATAACCGTGCAAGGGATCCCATACAAGATAGATGTCTTAGTTCTTCCGATAAAAGGGATGGACCTTGTTCTTGGTGTTGATTGGTTAGAGACACTTGGGGGAATCTACTGGGAtttctccaaaatgaagatgagatttgagagggaaggaggagatCAAGTGACACTCGAAGGAATCCAGCCCAACTTGGAACCGAAGGCAGCCATCAAGGCTCTCGTAGCTCAACAGCCAGCCCTCTGGCTGATATCGTTAGCCACTGATGTACCTCCAAAAGGGACAGAGACCGAAGTCATTCCCAAGGAAGTTCAGCAAGTATTGGATGGTTTTGAAGATGTCTTTTCTGAACCTAAAGGGTTACCTCCTCCAAGATCATACGATCACAGGATCGTCCTATCAAACGGGGCAGAACCGGTAAATGTTAGGCCTTATCGTTATGGGTTTACACAGAAAACGGAGatagagagattggtaaaagaaatgattgaagGGGGAATCATTCGCCCGAGTAGCAGTCCCTTCTCCTCTCCTGTTTTGttagtcaaaaagaaggatgaaacttggagattttgtgttgattatcGGGCACTTAACGAAGTCACGATTAAGGACCGCCACCCTATACCCGTCATTGACGAACTCCTTGATGAATTGGCGGGCGCTTCCATTTTCTCCAAGCTTGACTTAAGGGCTGGTTACCATCAGATACGCATGGATAAGCATGACGTACCCAAGACTGCATTTAGAACTcacgatgggcattatgagttcttggtcATGCCCTTCGGATTAACCAACGCCCCGGCtacattccaacgatgtatgaatgatattttcagaCCACATCTGAgggatttcattctagttttctTCGATGACATTCTGGTTTACAGTCGATCATTAGAGCACCACATTGTCCACTTAAGGAAGACACTACAAATTTTGAGGCAGAATGAACTCTTTGCAAAAGCTTCTAAGTGCAGTTTCGGTCAAGAATCAATCGGCTATTTGGGACACATAGTGTCCAAGGAAGGTGTTAGAGCTGATCCAGAAAAGCTCCatgccatggagcaatggcctTTGCCAAAAGACCCGAGAGGAATGAGAGGATTTCTAGGTCTTACTGGTTACTATCGAAGGTTTATTCAAGGCTATGGATCTATAGCCTCCCCTTTgacgaaaatgttgaagaaaggggagTTCACCTGGACGGATCACTCAAGGGAAGCATTCGTAAAGCTTAAGGCAGCAATGTTAGCCGCGCCCGTGCTAACCTTGCcagatttttcacttgatttcgTGGTGGAGACGGACGCAAGCGACGTTGGTGTTGGGGCTGTCCTCAGCCAAAAGGGCCACCCAATAGCCTACATGTCCAAGGCTCTCACCCATAGGGCAAAGCCATTATCCACATATGAAAAGGAGTTATTTGCCATCGTGTTGGCCGTGGAGAAATGGAGGCCCTACCTCATCGGGCGCAAATTCATTGTGAGAACGGATCATAGTAGTTTAaggtatatgctcaaacaaaggGTCTCAACGCCTACTCAACAAAGATGGCTCGCCAAGCTATTGGGTTACGATTTTACAatcgaatacaagaaaggaaccgAAAACTCGGCGGCTGATTCGTTATCGAGACTTGGAGAGCAATTTCTAACCTTGTCCGTTCTGGAAACCGATTTGTGGCAGCGATTGGTCATTGAGCAAGAGGCTGATGAAGGTTTGAGACTACTTAGAGCATCGGTTCAGCAGAATCCGGGATCAATCCCAAACCATGGCATGAAGGGGAACGTGCTTTACCGAAAGGGCAAAGCTGTGGTACCACGCGGTTCCTCCCTCAAAAAGGAGCTCCTATCACACTTTCATTGTTCAACCACCGCAGGTCACGAAGGCGTGGCCAAAACGCTTGCAaggatcaaaacccaattttggtgggaagGTCTAAAAGGAGAAGTCAAAGAGTTTGTGAGGAGTTGTCAGATTTGCCAAAGGGAAAAGTATGAAGCAACCAAGCCACCCGGGCTGATGCACCCATTGCCAATACCTACAAAACCTTGGGCTGATGTatcaatggattttattgatgcaatgccACGTTCGGAAGGAAAGGAAGCGGTGTTTGTAGTGGTGGACAGATTGACGAAATATGGGCATTTTGCCCCTCTTCCAAGACACTACAATGGGCCGTTGGTTGCCGGGATATACCAAGACTATGTCGGCAAACTTCATGGAATGCCGAGCACTATCGTTTGTGATAGGGATTCGATATTCCTTAGTGCGTTTTGGCGCGAGTATATGCGCATGGCGGGGACTTCATTGCATTTCAGTACAGCCCACCACCCGCAAACCGATGGGCAAAGCGAGGTGGTGAACAGGACACTAGAGACCTATCTGCGTTGTTTCGCGGGGGAACGACCGAACACTTGGGTTCGGTATCTtgcttgggcagaatggtcctaCAACACTAGTCTCCATTCCGGGACTAGTATCACTCCCTACGAGGCACTGTATGGGTGTCCTCCTCCACTCATTCCAAACTATGAAGTAGGGACAGCTCAAGATGATGAGGTGGACTGCACACTCCGTAATCGGGATGAGATCTTGACAGTTTTGAGGCAGCATATCGTAAGAGCCCAGAATcgaatgaaacaaacatatgataaaGGCCGCAAAGATCGAGAGTTCAAGGTTGGGGACATGGCATGGTTGAAGAGGCTACCTATGCGACAAAAATCGTTGCTTGGACAGCCTTATTCCAAACTTTTACCCCGTTATTATGGGCCATTCCGGGTCTTGCAAAGAGTTGGCAAAGGAGCCTACAGGTTAGCACTACCACCCACCGCATTAGTCCATCCGGTCTTCCATGTAACTAGACTCAAGCCGCATTTTGGTCAGTTGCCAGAACTTATTGAACCTTTGCCAGATTTTCGGCCTAGACCGTATAGGATACTTCGTCACCGGCACCTGCAGAGAGAGGGGCGTCAGAGACATGAGGTTTTAGTTGAGTGGGACGGCCCAGATTCAGGTACATCATGGGAGCTATATGACAGGATTGTCCAGGATTTCCCAACTactagagcttggggacaagctcagtctcagcgtggtggatctgatacggaactccctaggactaggccgggactagccttgattgctgccgaatcccatcaactaccacaggccgatagcgctaagcttgtctgcgcgaaccctttgtcgccagatgggcatgagagacttggtaagggtgagacttggccactgagtgtaaggggcagagaggctttactaactgtgaatggtgcagcttgtagcgctaataacgccacacaaggcctaacgtcacaccaggtaatcgtcggaggcatgccactgccggccacaggcgcagcacaactccggggcacggccgagcgcacagccgagggacatcgccgactaccgggcatcgaggacgcagacgggtgccgcgcgcaggagagcgtcgacgctggaggtcacctggagcattgtgaggttgtagcgagcgaggacgctatcagagtgcacagcggaaacctt